Genomic segment of Methanomicrobiales archaeon:
GACGTCGTCGATCTCCACGCGGCGGTAGGCGTAACGGTAGGCGGCGTGGATGTCGGCGGCATGATACTCGAGCACCTCGAACGGGGAGGTGGTGTGCCGCGTCTTGACCATGCTGTGGTTGCCCGCGATCGCGACCAGGGGTATGCCGCTCTCGTGGAGGCGGTTCAGCGCCTCGAGCACGACGGTGTATGCGCGGGTCTTGGGCTTCACCTGGTGGAAGAGATCCCCCGCGTGCACCACCGCGCCGGGCTTCAGCGCGATCAGTCTGTCCACGCTCGCCAGGAAGTTATCGTAGACGAGCGTCTCCCGCAGGTTCATCCCTGTATCGGGATCCAGACGGTTGAACGCGGATAAACCCAGATGGGTGTCTGCGATGTGGACAAACTGCATATACTACCTCCAGCGGAAAAGCACTATTTGAAGCGTGCAGTATGCGGCGCGAAGCTGAATCGCGGAGATCACCACTATCTATATACCAAGATCGATATTAGTATGGTGATTTGGTGACCAAAAGGGCTGTCGATGCAGTTTTTCTTGCCCTGTTCGCCCTGACGGATCTGCGGGCGATGCTGCGGAAGACCGCACCGGATCACAGGCTCGACCCGCAGCAGCAGCAGGAGGCGAGAGCGCTCATCGCGCAGGTACGCGGGCAGCTGGAGCGGCTCGAGGAGGATCTCCTGCCATGATGTGCGGGGATGCGATCGAGGTGCGGGAGCTGGACGAACTCTATATCAACCTCGACCCCATCCAGGCCGCGGGACGGCTCACACCGGAGGCGATGAAGGCGGTGATCGCCTACGGGGACGGCTACTCCGTCTGCGACTTCTGCAGGAAGCCGTTCCGCCTGGACTTCATCGAGAAGCCCCCCGTGAAGACGTTCCACCAGGATCTCGCCCGCTGGCTGAACATGGACCAGGTGCGTCTCGTGGCGGGCGCCCGGCGGGGATTCCATGCGGTTGCCCACACCTTCGCGCGGGAGGGGGACGTGGTGCTGCTCACGGCGCTCTCCCACTACACCGAATTCCTGGCGGTGGAGGCGGCGCGGGCAATCCCGCTGGAGATCCCGAAGAGCAGAGGAAACATCATCACCGCCGAAGCCGCGGCCGAGAAGATCGAGGAGGTGATGCAGCAGCACGGTCGTCCTCCCGCGCTGCTCTTCGTCGACCACTTCGACTACCAGTTCGGGAACGAGCACGAGGTGAAGGCGATCGCCCGGGTCGCCCATCAGTACGACATCAAGGTGCTCTACAACGGCGCCTACACCGTCGGCGTCCTGCCCGTGGACGGGAAGGACCTCGGGGTGGACTTCGTCGTGGGCTCCGGGCACAAGAGCATGGCGGCGCCGGCCCCTTCAGGTGTGCTGGCCGTCCGCGAGGAGTACGCGGGCGAGCTCTTCCGCACCACGGCGGTCCGGGGGGACGTGACCGAACGGACGTTCGGGATCAAGGAGGTGGAGATGATGGGGTGCACCCTCATGGGGGTCACTCTGGTCGCCATGATGGCCTCGTTCCCCGAGGTGCGGGAGCGGGTGCGCCAGTGGGACGCCCAGCTGCGGAACAGCCAGATCGTGGTGGACGCCCTGCGGTCCATCGAGGGCACCGAGATTGTGAGCGAGTATCCCCGCAGACATACCCTGACGCGGGTGAACACGACCCGGTCCTTCGACCGGGTGGCCAGAACACACAGGAAGCGGGGTTTCTTCCTCACGAGCGCGCTCAAGGAGCGGGGGATC
This window contains:
- the pscS gene encoding O-phospho-L-seryl-tRNA:Cys-tRNA synthase, giving the protein MMCGDAIEVRELDELYINLDPIQAAGRLTPEAMKAVIAYGDGYSVCDFCRKPFRLDFIEKPPVKTFHQDLARWLNMDQVRLVAGARRGFHAVAHTFAREGDVVLLTALSHYTEFLAVEAARAIPLEIPKSRGNIITAEAAAEKIEEVMQQHGRPPALLFVDHFDYQFGNEHEVKAIARVAHQYDIKVLYNGAYTVGVLPVDGKDLGVDFVVGSGHKSMAAPAPSGVLAVREEYAGELFRTTAVRGDVTERTFGIKEVEMMGCTLMGVTLVAMMASFPEVRERVRQWDAQLRNSQIVVDALRSIEGTEIVSEYPRRHTLTRVNTTRSFDRVARTHRKRGFFLTSALKERGIAGIIPGATRVWKFNTYGITEQQARHVADAFREIALENGLSVT